One genomic region from Phragmites australis chromosome 1, lpPhrAust1.1, whole genome shotgun sequence encodes:
- the LOC133924323 gene encoding putative laccase-5 gives MVALHYLRRHAASSACPFLSVVVILALPGLTAGATRHYTFNVQMTNVTRLCVTKSIPTVNGQFPGPKLVVREGDRLVVKVHNRMNYNVSFHWHGVRQLRNGWADGPSYITQCPIQGGQSYVYDFTITGQRGTLWWHAHFSWLRVHLYGPLVILPKRGEGYPFPRPYKEVPIMFGEWFNADTETVINQALQTGAGPNVSDAYTFNGLPGPTYNCSSKDTYKLKVEPGRTYMLRLINSALNDDLFFGIANHKLTVVEADANYVKPFTVKTLVISPGQTMNVLLTTPPNPAAPAYAMAIAPYTNTQGTFDNTTAAAVLEYAPTRPIATRNLPLPALPLYNDTGAVTNFSKNFRSLASVQYPARVPLAVDRHLLFTVGLGTDPCPSNQTCQGPNGTKFAASINNNSFFRPRTALLEAHYQRRYAGVLLANFPTTPPHPFNYTGTPPNNTFVAHGTRVVPLKFNTSVELVMQGTSIQGAESHPLHLHGYNFFVVGQGFGNFDPVNDPARYNLVDPVERNTIGVPTAGWVAVRFFGDNPGVWLMHCHFDVHLSWGLSMAWLVNDGPLPNQKMLPPPSDLPKC, from the exons ATGGTTGCTCTTCACTATCTCCGGCGACATGCCGCCTCCTCTGCATGTCCCTTCCTCTCCGTCGTCGTCATCCTCGCCTTGCCAGGACTCACCGCCGGCGCGACCCGCCACTACACCTTCAAT GTGCAAATGACGAACGTGACACGGCTGTGCGTGACCAAGAGCATCCCGACGGTGAACGGGCAGTTCCCGGGGCCGAAGCTGGTCGTGAGGGAAGGCGACCGCCTCGTCGTCAAGGTCCACAACCGCATGAACTACAATGTCTCCTTCCACTG GCACGGCGTCCGGCAGCTGCGAAACGGGTGGGCGGACGGGCCGTCGTACATCACGCAATGCCCGATCCAGGGCGGGCAGAGCTATGTGTACGACTTCACCATCACCGGGCAGCGCGGCACGCTGTGGTGGCACGCCCACTTCTCCTGGCTGCGCGTGCACCTCTACGGCCCGCTCGTCATCCTCCCCAAGCGCGGCGAGGGATACCCGTTCCCGCGCCCGTACAAGGAGGTGCCCATCATGTTCG GTGAGTGGTTCAATGCGGACACGGAGACCGTGATCAACCAGGCCCTGCAGACTGGCGCTGGCCCAAATGTCTCCGATGCCTACACCTTCAATGGGCTTCCGGGTCCAACATATAACTGCTCGTCAAAAG ACACGTACAAGTTGAAGGTGGAGCCCGGGAGAACATACATGCTCCGGCTGATCAACTCGGCGCTCAACGACGATCTCTTCTTCGGCATCGCCAACCACAAGCTCACCGTCGTGGAGGCAGACGCCAACTATGTCAAGCCCTTCACCGTAAAGACACTCGTCATCTCGCCGGGACAGACCATGAACGTGCTCCTCACGACACCCCCCAACCCTGCCGCCCCGGCGTACGCCATGGCCATCGCGCCCTACACCAACACCCAGGGCACGTTCGACAACACCACCGCCGCGGCCGTCCTCGAGTACGCTCCGACGCGGCCCATCGCCACTAGGAACCTCCCCTTGCCGGCGCTGCCGCTGTACAACGACACAGGCGCGGTGACCAACTTCTCGAAGAACTTCCGCAGCCTTGCGAGCGTGCAGTACCCCGCACGCGTGCCGCTGGCGGTCGACCGCCACCTGCTCTTCACGGTCGGCCTCGGTACGGACCCGTGCCCGTCCAACCAGACGTGCCAGGGCCCGAACGGCACCAAGTTCGCCGCGTCCATCAACAACAACTCCTTCTTCCGCCCCAGGACCGCGCTCCTCGAGGCGCACTACCAGCGTCGCTACGCGGGCGTGCTGCTGGCGAACTTCCCCACGACCCCGCCGCACCCGTTCAACTACACCGGCACGCCGCCGAACAACACGTTCGTGGCCCACGGCACGAGGGTGGTGCCGCTCAAGTTCAACACCTCGGTGGAGCTGGTGATGCAGGGAACGAGCATCCAGGGCGCCGAGAGCCACCCCCTGCACCTGCACGGCTACAACTTCTTCGTGGTCGGGCAGGGGTTCGGCAACTTCGACCCGGTGAACGACCCGGCCAGGTACAACCTCGTCGACCCCGTCGAGCGGAACACCATCGGCGTGCCCACCGCCGGCTGGGTCGCTGTCCGGTTCTTCGGCGACAACCCGG GTGTGTGGCTCATGCATTGCCACTTCGACGTGCACTTGAGCTGGGGCCTGTCCATGGCGTGGCTTGTCAACGACGGGCCGCTGCCGAATCAGAAGATGTTGCCCCCGCCGTCCGATCTCCCAAAATGCTGA
- the LOC133924332 gene encoding probable protein S-acyltransferase 16, with product MGRPGYVTVPILSVLAAIGYVYYTTVFLAIPAWLGLATAAGITNTAAFTLLAAACVATYAVAVSRDPGRVPAAFVPDFEDVESPIYEIKRKGGDLRYCQKCSHYKPPRAHHCRVCKRCVLRMDHHCIWINNCVGHENYKIFLVFVLYAVIASLYSMVLIIGGAVHSLPKDEQPGSDSSRTSIIICGILLSPLALALMVLLGWHVYLIIQNKTTIEYHEGVRAMWLAEKAGNLYHHPYDLGVYENLVSVLGPNILCWLCPISRNIGNGVRFRTSYDIPLSDTTNVMHTR from the exons aTGGGGCGGCCGGGGTACGTGACGGTGCCGATACTCTCCGTGCTCGCTGCGATCGGGTACGTCTACTACACCACGGTGTTCCTGGCGATCCCCGCCTGGCTGGGGCTAGCCACGGCGGCCGGGATCACCAACACCGCGGCCTTCACCTTGCTGGCCGCCGCCTGCGTTGCCACCTACGCCGTCGCCGTCTCGCGCGACCCGGGCCGCGTGCCGGCGGCGTTCGTGCCCGACTTCGAGGACGTCGAGAGCCCCATCTACGAGATCAAGCGCAAG GGTGGTGATTTGAGATACTGCCAGAAATGTTCCCATTATAAGCCTCCTCGTGCGCACCATTGCCGTGTCTGCAAAAGATGCGTTCTAAGAATG GACCACCACTGTATATGGATTAATAACTGTGTTGGGCATGAGAACTACAAAATTTTCCTAGTCTTCGTTCTGTATGCTGTAATTGCAAGCCTCTATTCTATG GTTCTGATTATAGGGGGTGCCGTGCATAGTTTGCCTAAGGATGAACAGCCCGGCAGTGATTCTTCTAGAACATCTATT ATTATTTGTGGCATTCTTCTGTCTCCATTAGCTTTGGCATTGATGGTCCTCTTGGGTTGGCATGTTTACCTCATCATACAAAATAAAACTACTATCGAG TACCACGAAGGAGTTAGGGCAATGTGGTTGGCTGAAAAGGCTGGAAATCTCTATCATCATCCTTATGATCTTGGAGTCTATGAGAACCTTGTTTCG GTACTAGGTCCTAACATATTGTGCTGGCTCTGCCCAATATCAAGGAACATAGGAAACGGTGTTCGTTTCCGCACATCATATGATATTCCGCTATCTGACACCACCAATGTGATGCACACTAGATAG
- the LOC133924356 gene encoding aspartic proteinase PCS1-like, giving the protein MPPPLVCLLLLLFLLAVPRPSSVAAEVSRPGGKPHVFPLRARQVPAGVLPRPPSKLRFHHNVSLTVSLSVGTPPQNVTMVLDTGSELSWLLCAPGLQGGAARGESFRPRASATFAAVPCGSAQCRSRDLPAPPSCDGATRQCRVSQSYADGSTSDGTLATDVFRVGDAPPLRSAFGCMATAYDSSSDGVATAGLLGMNRGALSFVSQASTRSFSYCISDRDDAGVLLLGHSDLPFLPLNYTPLYQPTLPLPYFDRVAYSVQLLGIRVGGKPLPIPASVLAPDHTGAGQTMVDSGTQFTFLLGDAYSALKAEFLTQTRPILPALNDPNFAFQEAFDTCFRVPGGQSAPSARLPAVTLQFKGAEMVVAGDRLLYKVPGERRGGDGVWCLTFGNADMVPLTAYVIGHHHQMNVWVEYDLERGRVGLAPVKCDVASQRLGLML; this is encoded by the coding sequence atgccgccgccgctcgtttgtctcctcctcctccttttcttgCTTGCCGTGCCGCGGCCGTCGTCTGTCGCCGCTGAGGTGTCGAGGCCGGGCGGGAAGCCTCATGTGTTCCCACTGCGGGCGCGGCAGGTGCCAGCGGGGGTGCTACCGCGGCCCCCGAGCAAGCTGCGGTTCCACCACAACGTCAGCCTCACCGTCTCCCTCTCCGTCGGCACGCCGCCGCAGAACGTCACCATGGTGCTCGACACCGGCAGCGAGCTCTCCTGGCTGCTCTGCGCGCCTGGCCTCCAGGGAGGAGCCGCCAGGGGCGAGTCGTTCCGCCCGAGAGCCTCGGCCACCTTCGCCGCCGTGCCCTGCGGCTCCGCGCAGTGTCGCTCCCGGGACCTGCCGGCGCCGCCGTCCTGTGACGGGGCCACGCGCCAGTGCCGCGTGTCGCAGTCCTACGCGGACGGGTCCACCTCCGACGGAACGCTCGCGACAGACGTCTTCCGCGTCGGCGACGCGCCGCCGCTGCGGTCCGCGTTCGGCTGCATGGCCACCGCGTACGACTCCTCCTCCGACGGCGTCGCGACGGCCGGGCTGCTGGGCATGAACAGGGGTGCCCTCTCCTTCGTGTCGCAGGCGAGCACACGCAGCTTCTCGTACTGCATCTCCGACCGCGACGACGCCGGCGTGCTGCTGCTCGGCCACAGCGACCTCCCCTTCCTGCCGCTCAACTACACGCCCCTGTACCAGCCAACTCTGCCGCTCCCTTACTTCGACCGCGTGGCCTACTCCGTCCAGCTCCTCGGAATCCGCGTCGGCGGTAAACCCCTGCCCATCCCAGCATCCGTGCTCGCGCCGGACCACACTGGCGCCGGGCAGACGATGGTGGACTCTGGCACGCAGTTCACCTTCCTCCTAGGGGACGCCTACTCCGCCCTGAAAGCCGAATTCTTGACACAGACCCGCCCCATCCTCCCCGCGCTCAACGACCCCAACTTCGCATTCCAGGAAGCGTTCGACACCTGCTTCCGCGTGCCCGGGGGGCAGTCCGCGCCGTCGGCGAGGCTCCCGGCCGTGACGCTGCAGTTCAAGGGCGcggagatggtggtggcgggGGACAGGCTGCTGTACAAGGTCCCCGGCGAGCGGCGCGGGGGCGACGGCGTGTGGTGCCTGACGTTCGGGAATGCGGACATGGTTCCCCTCACGGCGTACGTGATTGGGCACCACCACCAGATGAACGTGTGGGTGGAGTACGACTTGGAGCGCGGCCGCGTCGGGCTCGCGCCCGTCAAGTGCGACGTCGCCAGCCAGCGCCTCGGCCTGATGCTGTGA